The following are encoded in a window of Magnolia sinica isolate HGM2019 chromosome 11, MsV1, whole genome shotgun sequence genomic DNA:
- the LOC131219193 gene encoding nodulin-related protein 1-like: MEEYSGTGQHKKPSNDSHTESHQDSTPSLTQLLSSGKLVAEAATSALHHETDKVDKGKVAGAAGDLLGAASDYGKLEEKSFGKYVEKAEDYLHQYNSSNSATTTTTTHSSSTHNSSDGSSGGGGGDGTASESGYGDYLKMAQGFMKKN, encoded by the coding sequence ATGGAAGAATATTCAGGTACAGGCCAGCATAAGAAACCCAGTAACGACAGCCACACCGAAAGCCACCAAGACAGTACTCCTTCCTTAACCCAACTCCTCTCCAGTGGAAAGCTGGTAGCGGAGGCTGCTACTTCAGCCCTCCACCATGAAACAGACAAGGTAGACAAAGGCAAGGTGGCAGGTGCCGCAGGCGATCTGCTGGGTGCCGCTTCTGACTATGGGAAGCTTGAGGAGAAGAGCTTTGGGAAATACGTTGAGAAAGCTGAGGACTATCTGCACCAATACAACTCTTCCAATTCCGCCACAACCACTACCACAACTCACTCCTCTTCAACTCATAATTCCAGTGACGGCAGCAGCGGAGGAGGTGGTGGTGATGGAACTGCTTCTGAGAGTGGTTATGGGGACTACTTGAAGATGGCCCAAGGGTTCATGAAAAAGAACTGA